A single Hippocampus zosterae strain Florida chromosome 17, ASM2543408v3, whole genome shotgun sequence DNA region contains:
- the prrg2 gene encoding transmembrane gamma-carboxyglutamic acid protein 2 has translation MMWIPVLVFLQLADCSLAYRHTPVSSPLVDEQSAHGFLSRSLLYNSWDLELVVPDNLERECQEEICTYEEAREVFEDDVQTEVFWNDYVESHAYAPRVDVSGLVAGILAILVCAVIATVLGLYFYKAKNKAGRRPVQMAQDGRPAPEMVPLASAPGLPSYSEALNRSGMHDAPPPPYSGGAPSEPADPRDNE, from the exons ATGATGTGGATTCCCGTGCTGGTCTTTCTGCAGCTGGCGGACTGCTCTCTCGCCTACCGACACACGCCGG TGAGTTCCCCGTTAGTGGATGAGCAGTCAGCCCATGGCTTCCTGTCTCGCTCGCTGCTTTATAACAGCTGGGACCTGGAACTGGTGGTGCCCGACAACCTGGAGAGGGAATGTCAGGAGGAGATCTGCACTTATGAAGAGGCCAGGGAAGTGTTTGAGGACGACGTTCAGACG GAAGTATTTTGGAACGACTACGTCGAAAGCCACG CCTACGCGCCCAGAGTGGACGTGTCGGGCCTGGTGGCGGGGATCCTGGCAATCCTGGTGTGCGCCGTGATCGCCACCGTCCTGGGCCTCTACTTCTACAAGGCCAAGAACAAGGCGGGAAGGAGACCCGTGCA AATGGCGCAAGATGGGCGTCCGGCCCCTGAGATGGTGCCCCTGGCGAGCGCCCCGGGTCTACCGAGTTACAGCGAGGCTCTCAACCGCAGCGGGATGCACGATGCCCCGCCGCCACCTTACTCGGG GGGGGCGCCATCCGAGCCTGCAGACCCGCGAGACAACGAGTGA